TTACAGCAGTGTCTTTCGTTGGGTTCATAATAGCTCGGTATGTATTTCACACAAGATTTCATGGGGATACGATATGTATTGCGCCATCTAGTTTGTTTTGGGGAGGGAAACACTGCTGACTCgcgccgtttgtttgttttgaccaagttTCTAAACCACAACATAGCGAGAAGGCAGGCAGGCACTCGGTTTGCCGAGCAAGGTAACTTTCGAAGACGGCAGTGCACCTCGTTCCTTCCACATGCAGCACGAAGTGACGTTGCTTCTCTTTGGTCACACTTGACGGCTGCACGTATTCAAAGTTGATTGTTGGACGTTCACTGGATTCCAAGATCGCGTTTGCACGCTCAACAAAAAGTTTCTTGCCCATGCAGGTTCACCTCACCAGGTGATCAATGCCAGATAGACACACCCTccccaacacaggtgagccCACTTACTAATTAAGCAAGGCAGACCACGCCCACAGCCAATCATCGTGCTAGTACAATGTGCGAACGTTGAGGACGTGTTCATCGCATATATAAGAACATCCCACAACAGGAAGAAACCACCAAAATATGGATCATACATTATCATCACATTCAATCTTACTTTCATCATcgtctggaaaaacaaacaaacagacagacagacagaatgtTGTCCCATTCCAAATATTTTCCAACAGTCCCGCAGATCGTCCCACAAAGTTTTTGTGCAAACACATCTTCTGTACTTTCAATGTCTTGCtcacaaacaaatacattttgctcAACATTAAACCTTTTTCTAAGCAGTTCACTGGATCGATGAATATCATACAAGATCTTACAAAATACAAATCATGTAGCTCAGgcgtttttcgtttttttttaaaacgaccacgtatagtaaagtgtttcttttttccccggctgttttcctggatttggaCTGCATGTGCAATAGCAGCTTTAACCAGCAGATGGAGCGCTATTGCAGTGTGACCCCTAACCcgatatgccacggaagaggcaggacgtgattttgcacatcagtttgtttctgcTCCGCGTTGCGAACGCGCacccgaggggcacaaagtcggaagcaatTTGAAGTATTTTGGACGCAGCTCACACGTcgtaaaccgaaccggaaacaaactgatgtgcaaaatcacgtcaaaGTCCTCCTCTCCTGCCCAGGGTGCTCCTAACCGAACCGCGCTATGGAGACTGAGCAGGCAGACTCTCGttctgttgcttttattgtgcaCTCTCCAAAACACAAGCGTCCGCCCACACGCCAGCTCTTCCGCTCTGCTTTCCTTTTCTAAAGCAACATCGCCCTCCTGCGCCAAAGGGCGGCACTACATCACTTAAAGGTAACAAAGGTTATGGGAATCCATTTGATGGAagatactgccctctaaaggATTATCCGTGCAGTGCACCGATCCATACATTAAGCTTTTAAGGGCGTTCAAATGATGATAaatgtgtggattttttttttttttttttttacaagctaaAGTGACACTTTTCATTTCAATCTCTTTATTGAAGGCCAAAAGAACATTTGTTTCCAAATGACAGCGCAAAGAGTGCGCACGTCTCTGGTTGCTGCTTGAACTTTCCTGAGCTGAGCATCACAACACGGACACTTCCGCACCATGTGACCGAGCCTGCGACACAGACTGCCCGCTCCTTATGATCGAGGAGCATCAGCCCCCTCGACCCCGCTGACTGAGGCAGAGGCAGAGGCGGCCAGGCCAGCCCGAATGTCGGCGGACGTCGCGGTGTCGCTGGCGGTGATGACGTCGGCCGTCGTTCTGAGCGACGCCGCGCGACGCGTCTCCAGGCGGCTCCTCCGCGGCACGGCCATGCGCGCGTACGCGGCGGAGTTCGCGTCCGCCTTCCAGCTGTGCTGCTGCGCGCACGAGCTTCGCCTCCTGGGCGAGACCGGCACGCTCCGCGGCGGAGGCGGAGGCGCAGCGGCGCTGGCGTTGACGTACGCGGCGGCCGTGGCGCACGCGCTCACCTTCCGCGGCGCCACCGGAAACCCCGTCGCCGCGCTCGAGCACGCGTACCGCGGCGGGACGTCGGGAGCGCGCGCGCTGCTGGGGATCGCCGGCCAGTtgtcggccgccgccgccgcgcgcCCCGCCCTGCAGGTGCTCTGGGGGCGGGGCCTTTCCGACATGCACGCCCGGCACGCGCTCGACAAGTTCCGATGCGCGAGCGCCATTCGCGCGCCGCTGCCCGAGGCCTTGTGCGTGGAGCTGGCGTGCGCGTTCGCCGTCCagagcgcgcacgcgcacgcgcgccTGCTCCAGGAGAAGTACCGCGTCCACGTCGTGGCCGCCGTCATCACGTCCGTCGTCTGTGCAGGTGTGACGTCAACACTGACGGTGCACTTACTGCGTTTTGAAGAgtctttctttgtttgtttgtttgttttgaagatGCTGTCCCTGTTCCTGTGCATGTTATGACGTGATTGCTATTCCTGTTTGTCACATTTGCTGTCCTTGTCAACGTGTTTTTGTCCACTTGCACGAACTGTTCATGTTACTGTGCAATTTCCTGGATGTTCATGTTCCAACGTATATGAGAATATTGTGCTCGTCAGCGTCTTATGTTTGCTTCTGTGTGTTGATGTAACTGTACCTGCTCCTTTGTGTGTTTATTGATGTTCCTGTGCCTGCTTCTGTGTATGTTGTGACTGTGTCAATGCTACTGTGCCCGTTTCTGTTGCCTGTGACTGCACCAATTCCTGTCTATGTTGTTAATGTGCTCCTGTTCCTGTtccatttctgtttgtgtgGAATGAGGATGTTCCTGTTCCTTGACATGCTTTTACTGTGCCTGTTCATGTCTACATTGGCAGTATGTTGTTAGTGTTCCTGTGTTGACATTCTTGTCCATGTTGATTTTGTTGGACAGTGACAGCGTTGGTGCGTGCACGTTACTGCGCCTATTCCTGCGTCTTTGCTTGTGCTGCTGTgacttgcgtgcgtgcgtgcgtgcgtgactgTTCCTGTGGCGTGCGTTGGTGCAGGTGGCAGCGTGACAGGAGCGGTCTTCAATCCCGCATTGGCGCTCTCGACGCAATTCGGCTGCAGCGGAAACTCTTTTGCGGAATACTGCCTGGTCTACTGGCTGGGACCCGTGATGGGTGAGACAAACGGCGTCCTGCCAGGGAAAGTCCTTTTGCGCACGTCTTCCATGCCCTTGATATTCAGCTAGATCAATATCGGAGACACGGAAGACATATCCTCGATTTCCATCCTCCTGCTTCCTCCGCCTCAACTTGTTCTCGTCTTGCAGGCATGATGGCGTCCGTGTTGATTTTTGACCGAACGTCCGACCAATCGTCTCCTCAGTTCGCCACCAAGAGGAAATGAACGTTTGTCGACGGCACATCGCAGGAAGAGCACAAAGTGAAGACCAAGACGTGTTACGAGTCCGTCCAGGAACTTTTGGCTCTTGTTACGAGTCCTCTTGAAAGTTGTTATACAAATGTTCAATTATGACAATTTGCATTTGCATCATAATCATTCAAATTGCATGTTGTCATTTACCAACAAGATTAATGTTAGCGTGATCATTagccaggcttttttttttttttccccactggaGTTTTCAATTGTGATCCAATCCAAATTGATGACAGGGTGGACTTCCCATGAATGCAGCACACGTTTTGTGAATAAAGGATCAAACTCAATcaatatatagaaaaaaaaaaaaagtcatcttttATTGATAATTGACTTACGGACGCCACATTTGTGTACATACAAAAAGTAACTTGAAAAGAGGAATGAACTAGTTTGCCTCACAAAACGAGTTGGGATGATTGGACgcgccaaacaggaagtggtgaGAGGCAGCGCAGCTCCCATGATGCACTTGTGCTCCATCTCCACACAGGAAACAACGACATCTTTTGTGGGCCCTTAACGCCGACGGCAATAAAAGATCTGAATGACGGGCACAACATTTATCAAACATTTGAGt
This genomic stretch from Festucalex cinctus isolate MCC-2025b chromosome 13, RoL_Fcin_1.0, whole genome shotgun sequence harbors:
- the LOC144033833 gene encoding aquaporin-11-like isoform X1, translating into MSADVAVSLAVMTSAVVLSDAARRVSRRLLRGTAMRAYAAEFASAFQLCCCAHELRLLGETGTLRGGGGGAAALALTYAAAVAHALTFRGATGNPVAALEHAYRGGTSGARALLGIAGQLSAAAAARPALQVLWGRGLSDMHARHALDKFRCASAIRAPLPEALCVELACAFAVQSAHAHARLLQEKYRVHVVAAVITSVVCAGVTSTLTVHLLRFEESFFVCLFVLKMLSLFLCGSVTGAVFNPALALSTQFGCSGNSFAEYCLVYWLGPVMGMMASVLIFDRTSDQSSPQFATKRK
- the LOC144033833 gene encoding aquaporin-11-like isoform X2, which gives rise to MSADVAVSLAVMTSAVVLSDAARRVSRRLLRGTAMRAYAAEFASAFQLCCCAHELRLLGETGTLRGGGGGAAALALTYAAAVAHALTFRGATGNPVAALEHAYRGGTSGARALLGIAGQLSAAAAARPALQVLWGRGLSDMHARHALDKFRCASAIRAPLPEALCVELACAFAVQSAHAHARLLQEKYRVHVVAAVITSVVCAGGSVTGAVFNPALALSTQFGCSGNSFAEYCLVYWLGPVMGMMASVLIFDRTSDQSSPQFATKRK